One genomic region from Capra hircus breed San Clemente chromosome 18, ASM170441v1, whole genome shotgun sequence encodes:
- the RASGRP4 gene encoding RAS guanyl-releasing protein 4, which yields MNRKDSKRKSHQECPGKTGGRGRPRPARRHKTCPSPREISKVMASMALGMLNEGGCSEDELLEKCIQSFDSAGSLRRGDHVLNMVLAMHSWVLPSAHFAARLLTLYPPWYQEATGSTQELRQLQICHLVRYWLTQHPETMHQDPQLEEVIGRFWATVEQEGNSVQKSLGDFSSRLSPGGPGPPHPMSSPGLGKKCKVSLIFDHLETGELAEHLTYLEFRSFQAITPQDLRDYVLQGSVRGCPTLEGSVGLSNSVSRWVQVMVLSRPGPAQRAQVLDKFIRVAQKLLQLQNFNTLMAVTGGLCHSAISRLKDSHAHLSPDSTKALLELTELLAAHNNYARYRRTWAGCTDFRLPVLGVHLKDLVALNEAQPDRLPDGRLHLPKLNSLYLRLQELAALQQQRPPCSASEDLLHLLTLSLDLFYTEDEIYELSYAREPRCPKSLPPSPFKAPLVVEWAPGVTPKPDTVTLGRHVEQLVESVFKNYDPDGRGTISQEDFERLSGNFPFACHGLHPPPRQGSGSFSREELTGYLLRASAICSKLGLAFLHTFQEVTFRKPTFCDSCSGFLWGVTKQGYRCRDCGLCCHRHCRDQVKVECKKRPGAKGDGSPPEAPAPPTPVPQASCGSEDNLSYTLSLEPETGCHVRHAWTQTESPHPSWEPETVPLPVKASPPTKSSKLNS from the exons ATGAACAGGAAAGACAGCAAGAG GAAGTCCCACCAGGAATGCCCAGGCAAGAcaggggggcggggccggcccCGACCGGCCCGCCGCCACAAGACATGCCCCAGCCCCCGGGAAATCAGCAAGGTTATGGCTTCCATGGCTCTGGGCATGCTGAACGAGGGCGGCTGCAGCGAAGATGAGCTGCTGGAGAAATGCATTCAGTCCTTTG ACTCGGCTGGCAGCCTGCGCCGTGGGGACCACGTTCTCAACATGGTACTTGCCATGCACAGTTGGGTGCTGCCTTCTGCCCACTTTGCTGCCCGTCTGCTGACCTTATATCCTCCTTGG TACCAGGAGGCCACAGGGAGCACGCAGGAGCTGAGACAGCTGCAGATCTGTCACCTGGTCAG ATACTGGCTGACCCAACACCCTGAGACGATGCACCAGGACCCCCAGTTAGAAGAGGTTATCGGCCGCTTCTGGGCCACTGTGGAGCAGGAGGGTAACTCAGTCCAGAAGAGCCTAGGAGACTTCTCCAGTCG GCTTAGCCCGGGTGGCCCAGGCCCCCCACATCCCATGAGCAGCCCAGGCCTGGGCAAGAAGTGCAAAGTGTCCTTGATTTTTGACCACCTGGAGACTGGGGAGCTGGCAGAGCATCTCACTTACCTGGAGTTCCGGTCCTTCCAGGCTATCACA ccccaggaccTGCGGGACTACGTTTTGCAGGGCTCTGTGCGTGGCTGCCCGACCCTAGAGGGATCTGTAGGTCTCAGCAACAGTGTATCCCGCTGGGTGCAGGTCATGGTGCTGAGCCGTCCGGGGCCTGCACAGCGAGCGCAGGTGCTGGACAAGTTCATCCGCGTGGCACAG AAGCTCCTCCAGTTGCAAAATTTCAACACGCTGATGGCAGTCACCGGCGGCCTCTGTCATAGTGCCATCTCCAGACTCAAGGACTCCCATGCCCACCTGAGCCCTGACAGCACCAAG GCCCTGCTGGAGCTGACGGAGCTCCTGGCAGCCCACAACAACTACGCCCGTTACCGCCGTACCTGGGCTGGCTGCACGGACTTCCGGCTGCCTGTCCTGGGTGTGCACCTCAAGGATCTGGTGGCCCTGAACGAGGCGCAGCCTGACAGGTTGCCTGATGGCCGCCTGCACCTGCCCAAACTCAACAGCCTCTACCTGCGGCTGCAGGAGCTGGCAGCGCTGCAGCAACAGCGCCCCCCGTGCAGTGCCAGCGAGGACCTTCTGCACCTGCTCACG CTTTCCCTGGATCTCTTCTACACGGAGGACGAGATCTATGAGCTTTCCTATGCCCGGGAGCCCCGCTGTCCCAAGAGTCTG CCGCCCTCCCCCTTCAAGGCGCCCCTGGTGGTGGAGTGGGCCCCTGGTGTGACGCCCAAGCCTGACACAGTCACTCTGGGTCGGCATGTGGAGCAGCTGGTGGAG TCTGTGTTCAAGAACTATGACCCTGACGGCCGCGGCACCATCTCTCAGGAGGACTTTGAGCGACTCTCAGGCAACTTCCCCTTCGCCTGCCACGGGCTTCACCCACCCCCCCGCCAGGG GAGCGGCTCCTTTAGCCGTGAGGAGCTGACAGGATACCTGCTCCGGGCCAGTGCCATTTGCTCCAAGCTGGGCCTGGCCTTCCTGCACACCTTCCAGGAGGTCACCTTCCGCAAGCCCACCTTCTGTGACAGCTGCAGTGGCTTC CTTTGGGGTGTCACCAAGCAAGGCTACCGCTGTCGGG ACTGTGGGCTGTGTTGCCACAGACACTGCAGAGACCAAGTGAAGGTGGAATGTAAGAAGAGGCCAGGGGCCAAGGGCGATGGGAGTCCCCCAGaagcccctgccccacccactcCAGTTCCCCAGGCCAGCTGTG GCTCCGAGGACAATCTCTCCTACACGCTATCCCTGGAACCTGAGACTGGGTGCCACGTTCGCCATGCTTGGACCCAGACAGAGTCCCCACACCCCTCCTGGGAACCAGAGACG